Part of the Streptomyces europaeiscabiei genome is shown below.
GCAGCAGGGACGAGTGGAGCACGTGATCGTAGTAGTCGTACTCCCACTGCCATTCCTCCTCCAGGGGGAAGGGCCGGCCGGGCACGCGTTCGGCAGTACCGTCGAACGGCTCCGGGCTCATCCAGCAGTCCGCCTCCCAGGACACCCAGCTGATCGGCTTCTGTCCCAGGGGCAACAAACCACCCCCATCAGGCGGACCTTCGTTCATCCCGTTCGCGACCTCGGCCACGAAGGTGCGATACGGCTCCGGCAACACCACGCCGTGCCTGCTCTCCCAAGTCCCGAGCGCTTCCCAGCCAAGAGGACGACGGCGACACTCCGCCGGAAAGGCTTCACGCAGCAGGCCCATCACGCCCGAGATCGCGTCATCCATGCGCCAACAGTTACCACTAGGCACCGACACTCCGCCCCTGCCGTCCGGCGGACAACTGGTCAGCCGACAACCCAGGCCCTGAACGCCATAGCCGTCAGATCCGCTCCCCCTCGTGACAGCGGCCACCAGAATTTCCCCACGTACGGCCAGTTAGTGCGGTTTCGCAAGGTGGTCGAAAGGCGTGGCCCGTGCGGGATATTCGCTAGCGAAGCGGTCGCCCGATTGGCAGGTTTGAGCCATGGATGCCCAGCTCAATGCCGTGCCGAGCCATCCCTGGCTAGGTGCTCCGATCGATGCCCGCCCCCTGTTTGCCCCGGAGCAGGCCGCGCTGATGACCACGCTTCACGGCCTGGCGCCCGACGACTGGGGCAAGAAGGCGCTGCCGGGCTGGACCGTGAGAGATCTCGCCGCCCACGTCCTGGGCGACTTCTACGGCAGGCTTGCCCGGGACCGCGACGGTCACCAGGAAGGCCCCACCTTCGCACCGGGCGAAACTCTGCAGGCGTTCATCCACCGCATCAACCAGGAATGGGTCGACGCCCAGCGCCGGGTGAGCCCGGCCGCTCTCACCGACACCCTCGACCTGCTCGGCGGTCAGGTCGTCCGGTTCTTCGAGGCCACCGACCCCGACGCCCCGTCCCTGGGAGTGTCGTGGGCCGGCGTCGACCCGGCGCCGATGTGGCTGGACAGCGCCCGCGACTTCACCGAGTTCTGGACCCATCGTCAGCAGATTCGCCACGCCATCGGCCGGGGCACCGATTCCGATCCGCGCCTGCTGTCCGTGGTCCTGGACACCTTCATGCGAGCCCTGCCCCACACCCTGCGTGGGGTCACCGTGCCGGTCGGCACTCAGGTCCAGGTGCGGATCAACGGCCCGGCCGGTGGCACCTGGACGGCGACAGCCACCGGGGACGTCTGGTCGCTCGCCGAGCCGGCCCCCGAACGCCCCGCTGCGCTCATAGGACTGGACTCGGAGACGGCATGGCGCCTGTGCACCCGCGGCATCCAGCCGGACACTGCTCTGGCCCGCGCCCGTATCGATGGCGACCGCGAACTGGCCGAAGCGGCCTGCCAGATCGTGTCAATCGTCTACTGACGCCAATGGATCGATATGCCGAGGTGGACACGCCACCGACGGCCATCACACCCAGTGACATCGGTGGCCAGTCGTCTCCCCAGTAACTGGCCGCCACTGGGGAATCTGAACTGGCCGCTGACACCCTCGGAGTAGAGTTGCGGGCAGGCTCCAGGAGGCGGCAACGGCGAGTGCACCAGACCACGACGCGCACTCTGGCCTCAGGGCGTGATGTAGTCCCCCCAGCCAAACGTCGCCACGTACGCGCGTCGCACGGCATTCCAACCGCGCCAATCGCGCAGATGAACGACCAACAACGCCGCGGAGTACCAGGCGCCGAAGCAGCCCGCGACTGCCCATGCCCATCCGAGGCTTCCGAGAGTGGCGACGACCACCACCGCAATGGCGGTCGCCGCCAAGCCGATGTGAGCGCCCCGCACATCCACACTCATGGCGCGGCGCACCGACCGTCGGTCCGCAGCGGCATCCCGCGCGGGCCGATGCTCTGCAGCCGCACCATCACCGTCGAAGTCAGGCCCGCCCGCCACGGGCGCCTCCGAAGCCCTCAGTCACCGGCACCGCCTCAGACCCACTCCACCTCGGATCGGACCCGCGCAGAGCCTCCAAGAGGCGGCAACGGCGTCCTGGGGACATCCCGTGAGGCTTGCTGCCGCCCACCGCGAGCGCCCAGCCCGCGAAGTACGACAGCAGCCTCCTCCTCCGTCACGTCCGCCAGCGCATCCGCGATCCGCCGCAGCGCCTCACTCACCTCAGTGCCCGTGCCCGTGGCCGCTGGTCGCAGCGTCCTTCTTGACCGACAGCGGCAGCAGCTTCTTGCCGCTCTCGCTCAGTTGTGGCCATGTGTCGAACTGGGGACACACACCACAGTCGAAGCACGGGGTCCAGCGGCAGTCCTCGACCTCGGTCTCGTCGAGGGAGTCCTGCCAGTCCTCCCAGAGCCAGTCCTTGTCGAGGCCGGAGTCCAGGTGGTCCCAGGGGAGGACCTCCTCGTAGGTGCGCTCGCGGGTGGTGTACCAGTCGACGTCGACACCGAAGGCGGGGAGGGTCTTGCCCGCGCAGGCCATCCAGCGGTCGTAGGAGAAGTGCTCGCGCCAGCCGTCGAAGCGGCCGCCGTCCTCGTAGACCGCGCGGATGACGGCACCGATGCGACGGTCACCGCGTGACAGCAGGCCCTCGACGATGCCCGGCTTGCCGTCGTGGTAGCGGAAGCCGATGGAACGGCCGTACTTCTTGTCGCCGCGGATCTTGT
Proteins encoded:
- a CDS encoding maleylpyruvate isomerase family mycothiol-dependent enzyme → MDAQLNAVPSHPWLGAPIDARPLFAPEQAALMTTLHGLAPDDWGKKALPGWTVRDLAAHVLGDFYGRLARDRDGHQEGPTFAPGETLQAFIHRINQEWVDAQRRVSPAALTDTLDLLGGQVVRFFEATDPDAPSLGVSWAGVDPAPMWLDSARDFTEFWTHRQQIRHAIGRGTDSDPRLLSVVLDTFMRALPHTLRGVTVPVGTQVQVRINGPAGGTWTATATGDVWSLAEPAPERPAALIGLDSETAWRLCTRGIQPDTALARARIDGDRELAEAACQIVSIVY